A genomic window from Tolypothrix sp. PCC 7910 includes:
- a CDS encoding flotillin family protein, giving the protein MNSFQSSFGKRKQNKLARFAGSVVASLAIAGSLNYANIAKATPTKTFTTNDIASVSVKPTQQQPIVAQLPSSNTQYQAMQMVPGGLIPIILLGGVIVFVPLFFGGLVVIGEREVGIVVKKFAVSGRGLPAGRLIALNGEAGLQADTLAPGWHWGYWPWQYSVRKESVVVVPQGEIALIVAADGASNPPERILGKIVDCDNFQDARKFLTHGGEKGRQMGFLTAGTYRINTALFKVIMASNASAHGMNPEHLRVYSVSSDKVGIVTTLDGLPIAGGEIAGPTIAGHDNFQNGQKFIDAGGRRGLQEQILLSGSWNLNPWFVQVEQVPMTEIPIGYVGVVISFVGQAQEDVSGAAFTHGNLVNQGHKGVWVEPLYPGKHPLNSRIMKIELVPTTNIVLNWSGRTERHSYDAKLASLTVRSRDGFAFDLEVAQIIHVGALDAPKVISRVGSMQNLVDHVLEPTIGNYFRNSAQNCTVLDFLTARSERQAEAAEYIKVAIRAYDVQAIDTLIGDIQPPATLMQTQTDRKIAEEQRKTYEVQQAAQTQRQQLVRETALADIQQEMVKSEQSVHIADLKAQAQIKQATGEAEGTKLRAMAEAEGIRATGNAKAETYRSGVEALGPQGYTAMQLMQIIGDRNVRLIPDILVGGSNGSTNGLVDGLLSMILWNQTAKPGEALPTPLHPQPIVKPQTTTNGQSNIPPIVVDFTGDK; this is encoded by the coding sequence ATGAACAGCTTTCAATCTTCTTTTGGTAAGCGGAAACAAAATAAATTAGCTCGTTTTGCTGGATCTGTTGTCGCATCGTTAGCGATCGCTGGCAGCCTGAATTATGCCAATATTGCTAAGGCAACACCCACAAAAACATTTACAACAAACGATATCGCCTCAGTTTCAGTCAAACCTACACAGCAGCAACCTATCGTTGCCCAGTTACCGAGTAGCAATACTCAATACCAGGCAATGCAAATGGTACCAGGGGGACTCATCCCAATTATTCTTTTGGGAGGTGTGATTGTATTTGTCCCCTTGTTCTTTGGTGGCTTGGTAGTAATTGGCGAACGGGAAGTTGGTATTGTCGTCAAAAAATTTGCCGTTTCTGGACGTGGACTCCCCGCAGGGCGGTTAATTGCCCTCAATGGTGAAGCTGGTTTGCAAGCAGATACCCTAGCGCCTGGTTGGCATTGGGGTTATTGGCCTTGGCAATACTCTGTGCGGAAAGAATCAGTGGTAGTTGTACCTCAAGGTGAAATCGCCTTGATTGTAGCGGCAGATGGTGCATCTAACCCCCCAGAACGTATCTTAGGTAAAATTGTCGATTGCGATAATTTCCAAGATGCGCGGAAATTCCTCACCCACGGTGGCGAAAAAGGTCGTCAAATGGGCTTTTTGACAGCAGGTACTTACCGCATCAACACTGCTTTGTTTAAAGTGATCATGGCATCGAATGCTTCTGCTCATGGCATGAATCCAGAACATTTGCGGGTTTACAGTGTGTCATCTGATAAAGTTGGCATTGTCACAACTCTAGATGGTTTACCAATTGCTGGTGGAGAAATAGCAGGGCCAACAATTGCGGGACACGACAACTTCCAGAATGGGCAGAAATTCATTGATGCAGGTGGACGCAGAGGCTTACAGGAGCAAATTCTGCTTTCTGGTTCGTGGAACTTGAACCCTTGGTTTGTTCAAGTTGAGCAAGTGCCAATGACGGAAATTCCCATCGGCTATGTGGGCGTGGTAATTTCTTTCGTAGGTCAAGCGCAAGAAGACGTGAGTGGTGCAGCCTTTACCCACGGTAACTTGGTGAATCAGGGACATAAGGGTGTATGGGTTGAACCACTTTATCCTGGTAAGCACCCCCTCAATTCTCGGATCATGAAGATTGAATTGGTACCCACGACCAACATTGTTTTAAACTGGTCAGGTCGCACCGAACGACATAGTTATGATGCTAAACTAGCTTCCTTGACTGTGCGATCGCGTGATGGGTTCGCCTTCGATTTAGAAGTAGCGCAAATTATCCACGTTGGTGCTTTGGATGCGCCTAAGGTAATTTCTCGCGTTGGTTCCATGCAAAATCTCGTAGACCATGTATTAGAACCAACTATTGGTAACTATTTCCGTAACTCTGCCCAAAACTGTACAGTTCTTGACTTTCTAACTGCGAGAAGTGAACGTCAAGCCGAAGCTGCTGAGTATATTAAAGTAGCGATTCGCGCTTATGACGTGCAGGCCATAGACACCTTAATTGGTGATATTCAGCCGCCAGCAACCTTAATGCAAACTCAGACAGACCGGAAAATTGCCGAAGAACAGCGCAAGACTTACGAAGTGCAACAAGCAGCACAAACCCAAAGACAACAACTCGTCCGGGAAACAGCACTCGCTGATATCCAACAAGAAATGGTGAAATCAGAGCAGAGTGTCCACATTGCCGATTTGAAAGCGCAAGCCCAAATTAAGCAGGCGACTGGTGAAGCCGAAGGTACAAAACTCCGCGCAATGGCTGAAGCTGAAGGTATCCGCGCTACAGGTAATGCTAAAGCTGAAACCTACCGTTCTGGTGTGGAAGCCTTGGGGCCACAAGGTTATACAGCCATGCAGCTGATGCAAATTATTGGCGATCGCAATGTTCGCCTGATTCCAGATATCTTGGTTGGTGGTAGTAATGGCAGCACTAACGGTTTAGTTGATGGTCTACTATCAATGATTTTGTGGAATCAAACTGCCAAGCCAGGTGAGGCATTACCAACCCCATTGCATCCACAACCGATAGTCAAACCCCAAACAACCACAAACGGACAAAGCAATATTCCACCAATAGTTGTTGATTTTACTGGGGATAAATAG
- a CDS encoding GAF domain-containing protein: protein MVFTKKTGGLQQTFDPESLLHRMTNQIRRSLELPDILTATVAEVRSFLGTDRVMVYRFDADESGEVIAEAIHEQRLPSLLGLHFPANDIPQYARDMFIAVRQRAIVDVSTGQVGLSPLYLSTSDPYQQTEDIYYRQVDPCHIQYLTAMGVQASLVVPILHRNLTEKSAQPELWGLLVSHHSQPRTISESELKVIQQVSDQVEIAIAQSNLLSETRFQRQQEGIINQISILLHQLPTIQLQQALKATINAFGGIGGRLYIEQSGELYTWGDQPKLPYELENSVIEQHPVWQNWMAESKPSQVWAISDLYQEAHFRVLALAFKATPIRGLLVIPLHYRQNFIGVLTIFRPEFDTEILWAGRCEQNQRQQLPQLSFEVWREQRKGQAPEWKPGDIFLGQALSYHFSMAIHQQQMYQEVQALNSNLEQRVQEQTAEIEKSLHFTKIIKQITEQIRSSLDLNITLQTIVREVRSLLNSDRTLIYKIFSESDGYVIVEEIHGKYSSALGTTAPQECFPEEYARLYNQGRVRAINDISTAGLSDCHREFLENLQVQANLIIPIKMGTQLWGLLIAHQCNAPRTWQDAEIKLMLQLADQAAIAIQQAQLYEQSHAAENQAKAKAEQLERTLQELQHTQTQLIQTEKMSSLGQLVAGVAHEINNPVNFIYGNLTYANDYTQQLLQLLQLYQSHYPEPDSEIRLAEKTIDVGFVAEDLPKIISSMQVGAERIYSIVLSLRNFSRLDEAEFKPVDLHEGIDNTLLILQHRLKPNTNFPGVKLIKDYGDLPLVKCYAGQMNQVFMNLATNAIDALETQIKHDQSLIPSICISTRVSADKSFILIRIADNGTGMTEEMKKRIFDPFFTTKPVGKGTGLGLAISYQIIVEKHGGIIECVSEPGKGTELWIELPLNPLCKVNKYGVHSMKLNSEIWQIKSDFQNLNNK, encoded by the coding sequence ATGGTATTTACTAAAAAAACTGGTGGGTTGCAGCAAACCTTTGACCCAGAAAGTTTACTGCACCGAATGACTAATCAGATTAGGCGATCGCTTGAACTTCCAGACATATTAACAGCTACCGTTGCCGAGGTGCGGTCATTTTTAGGTACAGACCGGGTAATGGTCTATCGCTTTGATGCAGATGAAAGTGGCGAAGTGATTGCGGAAGCGATCCACGAACAGCGTTTACCATCTCTTTTAGGACTACACTTCCCTGCCAATGATATCCCACAGTACGCCAGAGATATGTTTATAGCCGTGCGACAACGGGCTATTGTGGATGTATCTACAGGACAAGTCGGCTTATCGCCCCTATATTTATCAACCAGCGACCCATACCAACAAACAGAGGATATCTACTATCGACAGGTAGACCCATGCCATATTCAATACTTAACTGCTATGGGTGTACAGGCTTCGCTGGTAGTGCCAATATTACATCGCAATCTCACAGAGAAATCAGCACAGCCTGAACTGTGGGGATTGTTGGTATCACACCACAGCCAACCCCGAACTATTTCCGAGTCGGAACTGAAAGTCATACAACAGGTTAGCGATCAAGTAGAAATTGCGATCGCTCAAAGCAATCTCCTCAGTGAAACCCGTTTTCAACGACAACAAGAAGGGATTATTAACCAAATCAGTATCCTGTTGCATCAATTACCGACAATTCAATTGCAACAAGCACTTAAGGCAACTATTAATGCGTTTGGTGGTATCGGTGGTAGGCTTTACATCGAACAAAGTGGAGAACTTTACACTTGGGGCGACCAACCGAAATTACCTTACGAGTTGGAAAATAGCGTCATCGAACAGCATCCCGTATGGCAAAACTGGATGGCTGAATCCAAACCCAGCCAAGTTTGGGCAATTTCCGACCTTTATCAAGAAGCCCATTTCCGAGTTTTAGCCTTAGCCTTCAAAGCAACTCCAATTCGCGGATTATTGGTAATTCCCCTACATTACCGCCAAAATTTTATTGGTGTTTTAACCATTTTTCGCCCAGAATTTGATACCGAAATCTTGTGGGCGGGGCGCTGCGAGCAAAATCAGCGACAGCAACTACCCCAACTGTCCTTTGAGGTTTGGCGAGAACAAAGGAAAGGACAAGCGCCAGAATGGAAACCAGGAGATATATTTCTCGGACAAGCCTTGTCTTATCACTTCTCGATGGCTATTCACCAGCAGCAAATGTACCAAGAGGTGCAAGCCCTTAATAGTAATTTAGAACAGCGGGTACAGGAACAAACTGCTGAAATCGAGAAATCCCTACATTTTACCAAAATCATCAAGCAAATCACCGAGCAAATACGCAGTTCATTAGATTTAAATATCACCCTCCAAACCATTGTCAGGGAAGTGCGATCGCTGCTCAACTCTGATCGGACGTTAATTTACAAAATATTCAGCGAATCTGATGGTTATGTGATTGTAGAAGAGATTCACGGTAAGTATTCATCAGCCTTGGGAACCACAGCCCCCCAAGAATGTTTTCCCGAGGAGTATGCTCGTCTTTACAATCAAGGAAGAGTACGAGCAATTAATGATATATCAACTGCTGGCTTGAGTGATTGTCATCGCGAGTTTTTGGAAAATCTGCAAGTCCAAGCCAACTTAATTATTCCCATCAAAATGGGTACGCAACTATGGGGTTTACTCATTGCTCATCAATGTAATGCACCCCGAACTTGGCAAGATGCAGAAATTAAGTTAATGCTACAACTAGCAGATCAGGCTGCGATCGCAATTCAGCAAGCACAACTTTATGAACAAAGCCATGCTGCGGAAAATCAAGCAAAAGCTAAAGCAGAACAGTTAGAGCGGACTCTACAAGAACTGCAACATACACAAACACAATTGATTCAAACAGAAAAAATGTCCAGCTTGGGACAGTTAGTTGCAGGGGTAGCACATGAAATTAACAACCCTGTTAACTTTATTTACGGTAACCTCACTTACGCCAACGACTACACCCAACAATTACTACAGCTTTTACAACTCTATCAATCACATTATCCCGAACCAGATAGTGAAATTCGTTTAGCAGAAAAAACTATTGATGTCGGGTTTGTCGCAGAGGATTTACCCAAAATTATCTCCTCTATGCAAGTAGGAGCTGAGAGAATCTACTCAATAGTGTTGTCTTTACGCAATTTCTCTCGTCTGGATGAAGCAGAATTTAAACCTGTTGACTTACACGAAGGAATTGACAACACTTTATTGATACTCCAACATCGGCTGAAACCCAATACCAATTTCCCTGGTGTAAAGCTAATTAAAGACTATGGCGATTTACCATTAGTGAAATGTTATGCTGGACAAATGAATCAGGTATTCATGAATCTTGCCACAAATGCCATAGATGCTTTAGAAACACAAATTAAACACGATCAATCTCTCATCCCTTCAATTTGTATTTCCACGAGAGTTTCTGCAGATAAATCCTTTATCCTGATTCGCATTGCCGATAATGGCACAGGGATGACAGAAGAAATGAAAAAGCGAATTTTTGACCCGTTTTTCACAACTAAGCCTGTCGGCAAAGGTACAGGTCTTGGACTCGCTATCAGCTACCAAATTATTGTAGAAAAGCATGGTGGCATCATAGAGTGTGTGTCAGAACCAGGTAAAGGTACAGAGTTATGGATAGAGTTACCCCTTAATCCACTATGCAAAGTCAATAAATATGGTGTCCATTCTATGAAATTAAATTCTGAGATATGGCAGATTAAATCTGATTTTCAAAACTTAAACAATAAATGA
- a CDS encoding NADAR family protein, with protein MTIYFYKVWQPYGCFSNFSPHGIQIQGTYWATVEHYYQAQKFVGSIDAVIIPAIHNAPTPEEAAALGRCSSRQLRCDWDIVKTQVMREAVLKKFLTHTEIRDILLNTGNEIIVEDSPNDYFWGCGKNKTGQNQLGKVLMSVREEIRKLVSVTALTEKYL; from the coding sequence ATGACTATTTACTTTTACAAGGTTTGGCAGCCTTATGGCTGTTTTTCTAACTTTTCTCCGCATGGAATTCAAATCCAGGGTACTTACTGGGCAACTGTTGAGCATTATTATCAAGCACAAAAATTTGTTGGCAGTATTGATGCGGTAATTATACCGGCGATCCATAATGCCCCAACTCCAGAAGAAGCTGCTGCTTTAGGGCGATGTAGTAGTCGCCAACTCCGTTGTGATTGGGATATTGTGAAAACTCAGGTAATGCGAGAAGCTGTATTAAAAAAGTTTCTCACTCATACTGAGATTCGAGACATACTGTTAAACACGGGGAATGAAATCATAGTAGAGGATTCACCTAACGATTACTTTTGGGGTTGTGGGAAAAATAAAACTGGCCAAAATCAACTTGGTAAAGTTCTCATGAGCGTACGTGAAGAAATCCGCAAGCTAGTTTCTGTGACCGCACTTACCGAAAAATACCTGTAA
- a CDS encoding DUF2243 domain-containing protein, whose product MEANSEKLKQPTPLIAAGIFLGLGLGGFVDGIVLHQILQWHHMLSNVRPLNNESNIDLNMVWDGLFHALDWLLTVVGVALLWRAGGREDVPWSSQTFIGSILLGFGLFNVVEGLIDHQILGIHHVKPGPNQLAWDIGFLIFGALLIVVGWLMIKTRKVAE is encoded by the coding sequence ATGGAGGCGAATAGTGAGAAACTCAAGCAACCGACACCGCTAATTGCTGCTGGTATTTTCCTAGGTTTAGGTCTAGGTGGATTTGTGGATGGCATCGTACTGCATCAAATCCTCCAATGGCATCATATGTTAAGTAATGTGAGACCACTGAATAATGAATCAAATATAGATTTGAACATGGTCTGGGATGGCTTATTTCATGCCTTGGACTGGTTACTCACAGTAGTTGGAGTAGCTTTATTATGGCGTGCAGGTGGGCGTGAAGATGTTCCTTGGTCATCCCAAACTTTTATTGGATCTATACTTCTTGGTTTTGGATTATTTAATGTAGTAGAAGGGCTAATTGACCATCAAATTCTCGGCATTCATCATGTGAAACCAGGGCCAAATCAGTTAGCTTGGGATATAGGATTTTTAATATTTGGAGCGCTACTTATTGTTGTTGGGTGGTTGATGATTAAAACTAGAAAAGTAGCAGAATAA